GGAGACATAATAACCGACCTTGGTGCTATGATACAGGGAGGTATGGGTATTGCTGCCGGCGGAAATATTAATCCTGAAGGGGTAAGCATGTTTGAACCCATCGGAGGATCGGCGCCTAAATACACAGGTCGGAATGTGATCAATCCTCTTGCTGCCATCTGTGCCGGCGGGATGTTGTTGGAGCACATAGGTGAAGAAGATGCCGCAGCAACGATTGAGAAGGCGGTTATGGAAGTAACGGGCAAACACCTGAAGAGCCTCGCTGCGGGGAAAATGGGATACTCCACAACTGAGGTCGGGGACCTCGTTGCTGATTATGTCTCAAAGATTTAATACGGTAATCCGGCAGTCAAACAGCATTGCATATTCTTACTGCTCAAAATTATGTTTTACTAAATAATGATGGACTTGTAAAAAGTCTGAAAAAGTGTTTTTTTGTCATTCCCGTGGAAACGGGAATCCAGTCTTTTCAGATAGTTACACGCTTCCTGGATTCCCGCTTTCGCTGGAATGACGACTTTTTACGAGAATATCAATAATGACAAACTCGTAAAAAGTCCCTGATTGTCACCCTGAACTTGTTTCAGGGTCTCATAAGTCGTTGATTTAATATAGATTTCCCGAACTTGATTCGGGATTCAGAATGACAGAATACACTATTTTGACTTTTTGCGAGTTCATCAATAATGGCTGCTTATAGTCATTCAATCCAAGGAGGTACGGGAAATGCTTAAAAAAAAATCAAAGTATAAGGTGGCAGTTGTTGGTGCAACAGGCGCCGTAGGAGAGGAGATGATCTCCATCCTTGAGGGTAGGAATTTTCCCGTAGATGAACTTAGGCTCTTTGCCTCAGAGAGGTCCTCCGGCAAAAAAATTGAGTTTAGACACCATAAGATTACTATCGAACCCCTGAAAGACGACTCCTTCAGCGGACTCGATATCGCCCTCCTTTCAGCCGGTGGAGAGCGCTCAAAACAGTGGGCTCCAGTAGCCGTCAAGTCAGGCTGTGTGGTTGTTGACAACTCCTCTGCCTGGCGGATGGACCCCGGGGTTCCCCTTGTTGTTCCGGAGATAAATCCCGATGACCTGAAAACACATAAGGGAATCATTGCAAACCCCAACTGTTCGACCATACAGATGGTAATGGCGCTTAAGCCTATTCACGATGCTGCAAGGATTAAGCGGGTCGTTGTCTCCACCTATCAGTCCGTCTCAGGAACGGGAAAAAAGGCGATGGAAGAACTCCTCAAGCAGAGCGCCGACTATCTTAATTTCAATGAGATCAAGTGCAATGTCTATCCCTACCAGATTGCCTTTAATCTGCTTCCCCACATAGATGTTTTTCTTGATAACGGATACTCCAGGGAAGAGATAAAGATGGTGAATGAGACAAGGAAGATCCTGGGCGATGAATCCATAAAGGTAACCGCCACCACGGTGAGAGTTCCCATCTTCCGGGG
Above is a genomic segment from bacterium BMS3Abin08 containing:
- the asd gene encoding aspartate-semialdehyde dehydrogenase gives rise to the protein MLKKKSKYKVAVVGATGAVGEEMISILEGRNFPVDELRLFASERSSGKKIEFRHHKITIEPLKDDSFSGLDIALLSAGGERSKQWAPVAVKSGCVVVDNSSAWRMDPGVPLVVPEINPDDLKTHKGIIANPNCSTIQMVMALKPIHDAARIKRVVVSTYQSVSGTGKKAMEELLKQSADYLNFNEIKCNVYPYQIAFNLLPHIDVFLDNGYSREEIKMVNETRKILGDESIKVTATTVRVPIFRGHAESINIETEKKVSANDARALLDAFPGLVVFDAPQKNIYPIPITASGKDEVYIGRIREDDTIENGLNMWVVSDNLRKGAALNAVQIAEKLIEMARN